A DNA window from Paraclostridium bifermentans contains the following coding sequences:
- the trhA gene encoding PAQR family membrane homeostasis protein TrhA has translation MGTYLREPVSGFTHLAGAILSFVGLLALVIKTTITSPTIVNLTAVIIFGISMMLLYSASATYHLVVSSEKVIKFLRKLDHSMIFILIAGSYTPFCLIALNGSKGFTFFGVVSGIAVAGVLFKMLWFNCPRWLSTSIYIGMGWISIFIIGPLSKAISPQGVFYLALGGVFYTIGGIIYGVKPKYLDFKYLGFHDIFHIFVMLGSLTHFYCVFKYVI, from the coding sequence TTGGGTACGTACCTTAGAGAACCCGTAAGTGGTTTTACTCATTTAGCAGGAGCTATACTTTCATTTGTTGGATTACTAGCATTAGTTATAAAAACAACAATTACTAGCCCTACTATAGTAAATCTAACTGCGGTTATAATATTCGGTATAAGTATGATGCTTTTATACTCTGCATCTGCGACATACCATTTGGTAGTTTCATCTGAAAAAGTGATTAAGTTTTTAAGAAAGCTTGATCACTCTATGATTTTCATTTTAATAGCAGGTTCATATACGCCATTTTGCTTAATTGCTTTAAACGGATCTAAAGGATTCACTTTTTTCGGTGTAGTATCTGGAATAGCCGTTGCTGGTGTTTTATTTAAAATGCTTTGGTTTAATTGCCCTAGATGGCTATCTACTTCTATATATATAGGAATGGGATGGATATCTATTTTTATAATAGGACCTTTATCTAAAGCAATATCACCTCAAGGAGTTTTTTATTTAGCTCTTGGTGGAGTTTTCTACACTATAGGTGGAATAATATATGGAGTTAAACCTAAATATCTTGATTTTAAATATTTAGGTTTTCATGATATTTTCCATATATTCGTTATGTTAGGAAGCCTAACTCATTTTTATTGTGTATTTAAATATGTAATATAA